A portion of the Acidisarcina polymorpha genome contains these proteins:
- a CDS encoding SDR family NAD(P)-dependent oxidoreductase, with the protein MANQLALVTGASNGIGYNLAKVFAENGFDLIIASHGERLESAEQDLRSLGVNVTAIEADLATYEGVQSFWKGVEATGRPVDAAAINAGVGVGGLFAETDLEAEINLVRLNVEGTVHLAKHVVRHMVGRGQGRILVTASIASEMVAPREAVYAASKAFDLSFAKSLREELAGTGVSVTALQPGPTDTDFFHRAGMDDTKVGQEGKHASQPYDVARQGFKALMAGEQHVYAADLKTKIQGAVADFVPDSVKASMHEKLAEPVGSK; encoded by the coding sequence ATGGCAAATCAATTAGCACTCGTAACAGGCGCTTCGAATGGTATCGGGTACAACCTCGCGAAGGTTTTCGCGGAAAATGGCTTCGATTTGATTATCGCGTCGCATGGAGAGCGACTGGAGAGCGCCGAACAGGACCTCCGCTCCCTGGGCGTGAATGTAACGGCGATTGAAGCAGACCTTGCCACCTATGAAGGGGTGCAAAGCTTCTGGAAGGGCGTTGAAGCCACCGGACGCCCGGTCGACGCTGCAGCGATCAATGCTGGTGTAGGCGTCGGAGGCCTCTTTGCAGAGACTGATCTGGAGGCCGAGATCAATCTGGTCCGGCTCAATGTGGAAGGTACCGTCCACCTCGCAAAGCACGTGGTCCGTCATATGGTTGGACGAGGTCAGGGAAGGATTCTAGTGACCGCCTCGATCGCCAGCGAGATGGTCGCGCCTCGGGAGGCCGTCTACGCGGCTTCGAAGGCATTCGACTTGTCTTTCGCGAAAAGTCTACGGGAGGAGCTGGCAGGTACTGGCGTATCCGTAACGGCTCTACAGCCGGGACCCACCGACACCGACTTCTTTCATCGTGCCGGTATGGACGATACCAAAGTCGGCCAGGAGGGCAAGCACGCAAGCCAGCCGTACGATGTGGCCAGGCAAGGATTCAAGGCGCTCATGGCTGGCGAGCAGCACGTCTACGCCGCCGACCTCAAGACAAAGATCCAGGGAGCCGTGGCTGACTTTGTGCCAGATTCGGTCAAGGCTTCGATGCACGAAAAGCTGGCGGAACCGGTGGGCAGCAAATAG